A single Alteribacter lacisalsi DNA region contains:
- a CDS encoding nucleoside recognition domain-containing protein, translated as MLATLKRGLIVGLQTSWTLGKIIFPITLIVTIISHTPLMDWLVRLLSPLMGAIGLSGEAAIPLVLGNLLNLYAAIGAILTMDLTVKEVFILAVMLSFSHNLIVESAVAKKVGLKIWVVLLVRIGLAILSAWVIHLVWQGGGETARYGFAGGMTRDEPAGMWAVVLQGVESAFFGIIQLAAIVIPIMIFIQIMKDLKWLDVFSKWMSPFTKVLGIRENTSTTLAAGLVFGLAYGAGVMIQAVKEDGVRKKDLYLVFIFLVACHAVIEDTLIFAPLGIPLWPLLLIRLVTAILLTVAVAFFWNRIEKKQEQHNNKEWGSDTSV; from the coding sequence TTGCTTGCAACATTGAAACGGGGGCTGATAGTCGGCCTTCAGACATCGTGGACACTCGGAAAGATTATTTTTCCGATTACACTGATCGTCACGATTATCAGCCATACACCGCTGATGGACTGGCTGGTCAGGCTTCTTTCCCCGCTGATGGGGGCGATCGGGCTCTCCGGGGAAGCGGCGATCCCGCTTGTGCTTGGGAATCTGCTCAATCTTTATGCGGCAATTGGGGCCATCCTTACGATGGACCTGACGGTAAAAGAAGTGTTTATTCTGGCAGTGATGCTGTCATTTTCACATAATCTGATTGTTGAATCGGCCGTAGCAAAAAAAGTCGGCCTGAAAATATGGGTTGTCCTGCTTGTCCGGATCGGTCTTGCCATTCTGTCGGCCTGGGTGATCCACCTCGTCTGGCAGGGCGGAGGCGAGACAGCCCGGTACGGTTTTGCCGGCGGTATGACACGTGATGAGCCGGCAGGTATGTGGGCAGTGGTGCTGCAGGGAGTGGAGAGTGCCTTTTTCGGTATCATCCAGCTCGCAGCCATCGTGATCCCGATTATGATTTTCATTCAGATCATGAAGGATCTGAAATGGCTTGACGTCTTTTCAAAATGGATGAGCCCATTTACGAAAGTTCTCGGAATCCGGGAAAATACGAGCACCACTCTGGCGGCGGGCCTTGTATTCGGTCTTGCCTACGGTGCCGGTGTGATGATTCAGGCGGTAAAGGAAGACGGCGTGCGGAAAAAGGATCTGTACCTGGTATTTATCTTCCTGGTAGCCTGTCATGCCGTCATAGAGGATACATTAATTTTTGCTCCTCTTGGGATTCCTTTATGGCCGCTGCTGTTAATCCGGCTGGTAACGGCGATTCTTCTGACCGTTGCGGTGGCATTTTTCTGGAACCGCATTGAAAAAAAGCAGGAGCAGCACAATAACAAAGAATGGGGATCAGACACCAGCGTCTGA
- a CDS encoding PspC domain-containing protein — protein MKRLYRTVNDRKLAGVCGGLGDYFNIDPTLVRIIALIALIFGNIATVLAYVIGIFIIPNETDRRDG, from the coding sequence ATGAAACGTCTTTACCGTACTGTAAATGACCGAAAGCTTGCCGGAGTGTGCGGAGGACTTGGAGATTATTTTAATATTGATCCAACCCTCGTAAGAATCATTGCGCTTATTGCACTCATTTTCGGTAACATCGCGACTGTGCTTGCTTATGTGATCGGCATCTTTATCATTCCCAATGAAACGGACAGGAGAGACGGATGA
- the lgt gene encoding prolipoprotein diacylglyceryl transferase: protein MLGSARPFDPVAFEIGPISVAWYGLIIATGAFLAYLLVNSEAKKRGLPKDLFADLLLIAVPIAIISARLYYVIFRWDYYSQNPSQIIAIWEGGLAIHGALIGSVITAVIFAKKRGLSFWKIADVAAPGILLGQAIGRWGNFVNQEAHGGEVSRSFLESLMIPEFIINGMNIDGTYYHPTFLYESLWSFAGVALLLYLRRVNMRRGEMFMTYVIWYSFGRLFIEGLRTDSLMIFGVLRTAQVISIVLIIGAIALIIYRRKQGLADRRYLDEERSPAASDKKGTKKKK from the coding sequence ATGTTGGGTTCTGCCAGGCCGTTTGATCCGGTCGCGTTTGAGATCGGACCAATTTCGGTAGCGTGGTACGGTTTAATAATTGCAACAGGGGCGTTTCTTGCCTATCTGCTTGTAAACTCGGAAGCAAAAAAACGGGGGCTCCCGAAAGATCTGTTTGCGGATCTGCTGCTGATTGCAGTTCCGATTGCCATTATAAGTGCCCGTCTTTATTATGTAATTTTCCGCTGGGACTACTATTCACAAAATCCATCACAGATTATAGCAATCTGGGAGGGCGGACTTGCAATACACGGAGCCTTAATCGGTTCTGTTATAACAGCCGTTATTTTTGCAAAAAAGCGGGGCCTTTCCTTCTGGAAAATAGCGGACGTGGCGGCACCCGGGATTCTCCTTGGGCAGGCAATCGGCCGCTGGGGCAACTTTGTAAACCAGGAAGCTCACGGAGGGGAAGTATCACGCTCGTTTCTTGAGAGCCTTATGATTCCGGAGTTTATTATTAATGGGATGAATATTGACGGTACATACTACCACCCGACTTTTCTGTATGAATCCCTGTGGAGTTTTGCCGGTGTAGCACTCCTGCTTTATCTCCGACGGGTTAATATGAGACGCGGCGAAATGTTCATGACCTACGTAATCTGGTATTCCTTCGGCCGCCTGTTTATCGAGGGACTAAGAACAGACAGTCTGATGATTTTCGGTGTTCTCAGAACTGCCCAGGTGATTTCAATTGTGCTGATCATTGGCGCGATTGCCCTGATCATCTATCGCAGGAAGCAGGGGCTCGCCGACAGGCGGTATCTTGACGAAGAACGCTCACCTGCAGCTTCAGACAAAAAAGGAACGAAAAAGAAAAAATAA
- a CDS encoding DUF4097 family beta strand repeat-containing protein, with amino-acid sequence MQEERKMILKMIEDGKISAEEGLQLLNALKEDKSQGDPGKTTQQETSHSTTSGSSHEISTKVDWENSSGEYRSRTKQPSFASRFTEFLEDAVHKIKEFDLDFNFGSSVEIEHTFQHTGAVVRHVDVNVENGSILLRPWDEPDVRVECNVKVYKVNDGDEARRFFLNEVIFDVTDGRLRIKSPSKSMKVNSVVYVPRKDLEKVKLYAFNGKITGETLEAVNVEAQTVNGRIGFDKVACRDARVETVNGTISVDDLSMDHCDAKTVNGTIDLRVSRGEVDVETLNGTINYTLTEPVDTKAYFKTTTGSVVAQLPENMKVEGNLKSSVGGLNCDLPGMTVIDEKKEFASKRMTFLANKEAEASFYLEAESGTGSVQVKNS; translated from the coding sequence ATGCAGGAAGAACGTAAAATGATTCTCAAGATGATCGAAGACGGCAAAATTTCAGCAGAAGAAGGTCTGCAGCTACTGAATGCACTGAAGGAAGACAAAAGCCAGGGCGATCCGGGGAAAACAACTCAACAGGAAACGAGTCACAGTACGACAAGCGGATCGTCCCATGAAATCTCAACCAAAGTTGACTGGGAAAACAGCTCGGGGGAATATCGTTCAAGAACGAAGCAGCCTTCCTTTGCAAGCCGGTTTACAGAGTTTCTTGAAGATGCGGTCCATAAAATCAAGGAATTTGATCTGGACTTTAATTTCGGATCCTCTGTCGAAATTGAGCACACGTTTCAGCACACGGGAGCAGTCGTCAGACATGTGGATGTGAATGTGGAAAACGGCAGCATTCTTCTCCGGCCCTGGGATGAACCGGATGTTCGAGTGGAGTGCAATGTGAAAGTGTATAAAGTCAATGACGGTGACGAAGCCCGGCGATTTTTCCTCAACGAAGTCATCTTTGATGTCACAGACGGCCGGCTGCGCATCAAATCTCCGTCTAAATCCATGAAAGTCAACTCCGTCGTTTACGTACCGCGAAAAGATCTGGAGAAGGTCAAACTGTATGCCTTTAACGGAAAAATTACCGGTGAAACACTGGAAGCCGTAAACGTGGAAGCGCAGACCGTTAACGGCCGGATCGGTTTTGATAAGGTGGCATGCCGTGATGCAAGGGTTGAAACTGTCAACGGCACGATCTCTGTTGACGATCTGAGTATGGACCACTGTGATGCCAAAACCGTGAATGGCACGATTGACCTTCGTGTAAGCCGGGGTGAAGTGGATGTTGAAACGTTAAACGGCACGATCAACTACACCCTCACTGAACCAGTCGATACAAAAGCCTATTTCAAGACGACAACAGGGAGCGTGGTTGCCCAGCTTCCAGAGAATATGAAAGTTGAAGGAAACCTGAAGTCCTCAGTAGGCGGCCTCAACTGCGACCTGCCGGGCATGACTGTGATTGATGAAAAGAAAGAGTTTGCCAGTAAACGAATGACGTTTCTGGCCAACAAAGAAGCCGAAGCTTCTTTTTACCTGGAAGCAGAGTCCGGTACCGGTTCGGTACAGGTGAAAAACAGCTGA
- the hprK gene encoding HPr(Ser) kinase/phosphatase, protein MSKVTVKELIEEFDLELVNDEENVVYRNITTSDISRPGMEMAGYFTYYPAKRLQLLGKTELTFFSQLSQEEKKDRMNRLSTYDTPGIILSRGNEAPDELIEAANEVGVPILISKMTTTRLSSQLTNYLEIQLAPMTAIHGVLIDIYGIGVMITGSSGVGKSETALDLVRRGHRLVADDSVEIKQEHEGTLVGSAPDLIKHLLEIRGLGIINVMTLFGAGAVRNYKRIGMVMHLELWDQKKQYDRLGLDEDTMTIFETDIPKLTIPVRPGRNLAVIIEVAAMNFRLKRMGINAAEQFTERLNSVIEEGDKEDF, encoded by the coding sequence ATGTCCAAAGTGACTGTAAAAGAGCTGATTGAGGAATTTGACCTGGAATTGGTTAACGATGAGGAAAATGTGGTGTATCGAAACATTACAACGAGTGATATTTCCCGGCCGGGAATGGAGATGGCCGGCTACTTTACTTATTATCCTGCCAAGCGGCTTCAGCTGCTCGGAAAAACCGAACTGACGTTTTTCAGCCAGCTTTCCCAGGAGGAGAAAAAAGATCGGATGAACCGCCTGTCCACCTACGATACACCGGGCATTATCCTTTCCAGAGGAAATGAAGCACCGGATGAGCTTATCGAGGCAGCGAACGAGGTTGGCGTTCCTATTTTAATCTCGAAAATGACGACTACACGGCTGAGTTCCCAGCTCACCAACTATCTTGAGATTCAACTGGCACCAATGACGGCCATTCACGGGGTGCTTATTGATATTTACGGAATCGGCGTTATGATTACGGGCTCGAGTGGTGTCGGGAAGAGTGAAACCGCTCTTGACCTGGTTCGGCGGGGCCACCGCCTTGTTGCGGATGACAGCGTGGAAATCAAGCAGGAGCACGAGGGAACGCTTGTCGGTTCCGCACCTGATCTTATCAAACACCTTCTTGAAATCCGCGGACTCGGTATTATTAATGTGATGACGCTTTTCGGTGCAGGTGCTGTGCGTAACTATAAACGAATTGGAATGGTGATGCATCTTGAACTGTGGGATCAGAAAAAGCAGTATGACCGTCTCGGCCTTGATGAAGACACGATGACGATTTTTGAAACGGATATCCCCAAGCTGACGATTCCGGTTCGTCCAGGGCGAAACCTTGCCGTTATTATTGAGGTTGCGGCAATGAACTTTCGTCTTAAGCGCATGGGCATAAACGCAGCCGAGCAGTTTACCGAGCGCTTAAACAGTGTGATTGAAGAGGGAGACAAGGAAGACTTTTAA
- the ppaX gene encoding pyrophosphatase PpaX yields MTANDNSSTGALSNIDTILFDLDGTLINTVDLIVASFMHTMEQYYPGEYEEKDVIHFIGPPLSETFHNLDPDRVEEMSHTYRTFNLEKHDELVREYEGVYETVDLLHRQGYNMAIVTTKRHDTAVKGLKLMGLDRFFDVVVALDDVENYKPHPEPLEKALAALGSTADRAVMVGDSHHDILGGKNTGTKTAGVAWSVKGREYIETYEPDVMLETMKDLLDILHVHAGKRG; encoded by the coding sequence ATGACAGCAAATGATAACAGCTCCACAGGGGCTCTCTCAAATATTGATACGATCCTATTTGATCTGGATGGCACACTCATCAACACGGTTGATCTGATTGTCGCCTCCTTCATGCACACGATGGAGCAGTACTATCCCGGTGAATATGAAGAGAAGGATGTCATCCATTTTATTGGGCCTCCTCTTTCTGAAACATTTCACAATCTTGACCCGGACCGGGTTGAGGAAATGAGCCATACGTACCGGACGTTTAACCTTGAAAAGCATGATGAGCTTGTCAGGGAATATGAAGGTGTTTACGAAACCGTTGACCTTCTTCACCGGCAGGGATACAATATGGCGATTGTGACGACAAAGCGTCATGATACGGCAGTAAAAGGACTGAAGCTGATGGGGCTTGACCGTTTTTTTGATGTCGTTGTCGCTCTCGATGATGTGGAAAACTACAAGCCGCACCCTGAGCCGCTGGAAAAAGCGCTTGCCGCTCTCGGCAGCACCGCAGATCGTGCCGTGATGGTAGGCGACAGCCACCACGATATACTGGGCGGTAAAAATACCGGGACAAAAACGGCCGGTGTGGCCTGGTCCGTAAAAGGACGGGAGTACATTGAAACATACGAGCCCGATGTGATGCTTGAGACGATGAAGGACCTTCTCGACATTCTGCATGTTCACGCAGGTAAACGGGGATAA
- the hisD gene encoding histidinol dehydrogenase: protein MKIIDYTKDISIKRSVDQGTGDQRKAVEGILSRVRSEGDEAVNAYTMQFDGAELDQESFRVSKEELVAAYEQVDEETLRILREAKENITRFHERQQRQTWITTEPDGTILGQKITPLDAVGIYVPGGRASYPSTILMNAVPAIVAGVSRIVMVSPPQADGRLNDVVLVTANELGITEIYKAGGAQAVGALAYGTETIKPVDKIVGPGNIYVALAKQLVYGTVDIDMFAGPSEIVVLADSTGRPDYIAADLLSQAEHDPMASAVLVTPDRTLAEQVAAEVETQLSTLPKKDIAWDSIRDYGAVYVTHTLDEAVDAVNELAPEHLEIHTRAPFDLLGSIRHAGAIFLGENSSEPVGDYFAGPNHVLPTNGTARFSSPLNVDDFTKKSSILSYSRTAVSENGAKIAAFARLEGLEAHARAVEKRLEGTRDDRAD from the coding sequence ATGAAGATCATTGATTACACAAAAGACATTTCCATTAAACGGTCTGTAGACCAGGGTACCGGCGATCAGCGGAAAGCGGTTGAAGGGATACTGAGCCGTGTGAGATCCGAAGGGGACGAGGCAGTAAACGCCTATACAATGCAGTTTGATGGTGCCGAACTCGATCAGGAGAGTTTCCGTGTTTCCAAAGAAGAGCTGGTAGCAGCTTACGAGCAGGTGGACGAGGAAACACTTCGCATTCTTCGTGAGGCAAAAGAGAACATTACCCGTTTTCACGAGCGGCAGCAGCGCCAGACGTGGATTACAACGGAGCCGGACGGTACGATTCTCGGACAGAAGATTACACCTCTTGATGCAGTAGGGATTTACGTGCCCGGCGGCCGTGCGTCTTACCCGTCCACTATTCTGATGAATGCGGTTCCGGCTATTGTAGCGGGAGTTTCCCGGATTGTGATGGTATCCCCGCCTCAGGCGGACGGACGTTTAAATGATGTGGTGCTCGTGACGGCAAATGAGCTGGGCATTACGGAAATATATAAGGCAGGGGGGGCCCAGGCCGTGGGGGCTCTCGCGTATGGAACAGAGACAATCAAGCCGGTCGATAAAATCGTCGGACCGGGAAACATCTACGTGGCGCTCGCCAAGCAGCTGGTATATGGAACAGTGGATATTGACATGTTTGCAGGACCGAGCGAAATCGTTGTCCTTGCCGACAGCACAGGCCGGCCGGATTATATTGCAGCCGACCTACTGAGTCAGGCCGAACACGATCCGATGGCATCGGCGGTGCTTGTCACACCGGACCGAACTTTGGCGGAACAAGTGGCAGCGGAAGTGGAAACACAGCTTTCCACCCTGCCGAAAAAGGACATTGCATGGGATTCGATCCGGGATTACGGCGCTGTTTATGTGACACACACACTGGATGAGGCGGTGGATGCCGTAAACGAGCTCGCACCTGAGCATCTTGAAATCCATACCCGTGCTCCGTTTGACCTTCTTGGCTCGATTCGCCACGCGGGCGCCATTTTCCTCGGAGAAAACAGCTCAGAGCCGGTTGGTGACTATTTTGCCGGCCCGAACCACGTGCTGCCCACAAACGGGACAGCCAGGTTCTCAAGTCCCCTTAATGTAGACGACTTTACAAAGAAAAGCAGTATTCTTTCATACAGCCGCACAGCCGTTTCCGAAAACGGTGCAAAAATTGCGGCATTTGCGCGCCTT
- a CDS encoding ATP phosphoribosyltransferase regulatory subunit, translated as MTKPFMFEKPVGMRDTLPELYTLRQQVRSTIADEVALWGYAPIATPALEFYDTIGEASATSDTQLFKLLDQQGHTLVLRPDMTAPIARIAASTLKDVQRPARLTYDANVFRAQQREGGKPAEFEQVGVELIGDGTASADGEVIALMIAALKKTGLSGFKVAIGHIGFVNTLLQEILGNEERAGTFRRYLYEKNYVGFKHAVRQLPLSSIDRQRLTGLLNLRGGFEILEDAAGLVETQAGSAALDELRSLLDVLRAYGLENDIIIDLNLVMHMSYYTGMVFEAYSEELGFPLGGGGRYDGLLEKFHRPEPATGFAVRLDRLTEALGRAKEEVTVSNCIIYSNERRGEAMKKAASLREEGRSVVMQDVRGIADLDAYSQQFDDVHYLIGSNGAGGGAPYDG; from the coding sequence ATGACGAAGCCATTTATGTTTGAAAAGCCGGTAGGAATGCGGGATACGCTGCCGGAACTTTATACGCTCAGGCAGCAGGTCCGCAGTACGATTGCCGATGAGGTTGCCCTATGGGGTTACGCGCCGATTGCAACGCCGGCCCTTGAATTTTATGACACGATCGGGGAAGCTTCGGCCACTTCTGACACGCAGCTGTTTAAGCTGCTCGATCAGCAGGGGCATACGCTTGTGCTCCGGCCGGACATGACAGCGCCAATTGCCAGAATTGCGGCATCGACGCTGAAGGATGTGCAGCGCCCTGCAAGGCTGACCTACGATGCCAATGTGTTTCGTGCCCAGCAGCGGGAAGGGGGCAAGCCTGCGGAGTTTGAGCAGGTCGGTGTGGAACTGATCGGGGATGGGACGGCGAGTGCGGATGGGGAAGTGATCGCGCTCATGATTGCGGCTTTGAAGAAAACCGGTTTGTCCGGCTTTAAAGTGGCGATCGGCCATATCGGCTTTGTGAATACGCTTCTTCAGGAGATTCTAGGCAACGAAGAACGGGCAGGAACGTTCCGCCGTTACTTATATGAAAAGAATTATGTGGGCTTTAAGCATGCAGTCAGGCAGCTGCCTCTTTCCTCCATCGACAGACAGCGGCTTACGGGGCTTCTGAATCTGCGTGGAGGCTTTGAGATTTTAGAGGACGCCGCAGGTTTAGTAGAAACTCAGGCCGGTTCGGCAGCACTTGATGAGCTTCGCAGTCTCCTTGATGTACTTCGGGCCTACGGTCTTGAGAATGATATTATTATTGATCTTAATCTCGTGATGCATATGAGCTATTACACAGGCATGGTGTTTGAAGCGTACAGCGAAGAACTTGGCTTTCCTTTGGGCGGCGGCGGCCGTTATGACGGTCTTCTTGAAAAGTTCCACCGTCCGGAGCCGGCAACAGGTTTTGCTGTGCGGCTTGACCGGCTGACCGAAGCGCTCGGCAGGGCAAAAGAAGAGGTAACCGTCAGTAACTGCATTATTTACAGCAACGAACGCCGGGGGGAAGCGATGAAAAAAGCAGCATCTCTTCGTGAAGAAGGCCGGTCCGTGGTGATGCAGGACGTGCGGGGAATCGCCGACCTGGATGCCTATTCGCAACAATTCGATGACGTGCACTACTTGATTGGAAGCAACGGTGCTGGGGGAGGTGCTCCTTATGATGGATGA
- the cax gene encoding calcium/proton exchanger has product MLFTWIPRILVFGGIPLVALTDLLGLNVNLKFALCAITIVGLAVYMGRATDSVSIHTGPRIGGILNATFGNAVELIISIFSLKAGFITIVLASMAGAIIGNLLLVAGLSFLIGGILHKRQQFNIFDARFHVGMLMFGIIVAFVIPRVFNLDGVGQDGFILSVAISIILIILYILGIYFRLFAQRGAYPVDEESENKEDAEWSKKKSIGVLIAATVGVGYISENLVGTFEEVVASFGFSEVFIGIILIAIIGNAAENASAVYMAYLNKIEVSIEIAIGSCIQIAMFVLPVLVLLSFALGTPMPLVFSFQELIAMVLAAFLTIVIINDGDTNWFEGATLLAAYLIMGIGFFLL; this is encoded by the coding sequence ATGCTTTTTACCTGGATTCCCCGCATTCTTGTCTTTGGCGGCATCCCGCTCGTCGCCCTTACCGACCTGCTCGGATTGAATGTGAACCTGAAATTTGCCCTGTGTGCCATAACGATCGTCGGCCTCGCCGTTTACATGGGCCGGGCCACCGACAGCGTCTCCATACACACCGGCCCCCGGATCGGCGGCATCCTTAACGCCACGTTCGGTAATGCCGTCGAACTCATCATCTCTATCTTTTCCCTAAAAGCCGGATTCATCACCATCGTACTTGCATCCATGGCAGGAGCCATTATCGGAAACCTGCTTCTTGTAGCAGGCCTCTCCTTCCTGATCGGCGGCATCCTTCATAAACGCCAGCAGTTCAACATCTTTGACGCAAGGTTTCACGTGGGCATGCTCATGTTCGGCATCATCGTGGCCTTCGTCATCCCACGGGTATTCAATCTGGACGGCGTCGGTCAGGACGGATTCATTCTCAGTGTGGCCATATCCATAATCCTGATCATTCTGTACATCCTGGGCATCTACTTCCGCCTGTTTGCGCAGCGCGGCGCCTATCCAGTTGACGAAGAATCCGAGAACAAGGAGGACGCCGAGTGGTCGAAGAAAAAATCCATCGGTGTACTCATCGCGGCAACGGTCGGCGTCGGCTACATAAGCGAAAACCTCGTCGGTACCTTTGAAGAAGTAGTCGCCAGCTTCGGTTTCAGCGAAGTGTTTATCGGCATCATCCTGATCGCCATTATCGGAAACGCCGCCGAAAACGCTTCCGCCGTCTACATGGCCTACCTGAACAAAATCGAAGTCAGCATTGAAATCGCCATCGGTTCATGCATCCAGATCGCCATGTTCGTGCTGCCTGTACTCGTCCTGCTCTCCTTCGCACTCGGCACACCTATGCCGCTCGTCTTCTCCTTTCAGGAACTCATCGCCATGGTCCTCGCCGCCTTCCTTACCATCGTGATTATCAACGACGGCGACACCAACTGGTTCGAAGGCGCAACCCTCCTCGCCGCCTACCTGATCATGGGCATCGGCTTCTTCCTTCTTTAG
- a CDS encoding phage holin family protein, with amino-acid sequence MSWLIQILVNAVVLLIIARFFSGFEIDGFLAALLASFILALVNLIVKPILIVLTLPVTILTLGLFLFVINAIVLMITQAFMGDAFNIDGFGLAIIAAIIFAILSALIHTFIVDPITKR; translated from the coding sequence ATGAGCTGGCTGATACAGATCCTCGTCAATGCTGTCGTCCTGCTGATTATTGCCCGGTTTTTCTCCGGATTTGAAATCGACGGATTTCTGGCAGCTCTTCTGGCCAGCTTTATTCTTGCCCTCGTAAATCTTATTGTGAAGCCGATCCTGATCGTTCTCACTTTGCCGGTAACGATCCTTACGCTCGGTCTGTTCCTATTTGTGATAAACGCCATCGTCCTTATGATTACCCAGGCCTTCATGGGAGATGCCTTCAATATTGACGGCTTCGGTCTCGCCATAATAGCGGCGATCATCTTCGCGATTTTGAGTGCGCTGATTCATACTTTTATCGTAGATCCAATTACAAAAAGGTAA
- a CDS encoding acyltransferase, with translation MRKTERYPVKTANSLWHVYKTVPFLKVVKNFVVIQLARYTPFLGMKSWLYRTFLGMDVGKETSVALMVMMDVMFPEKIRIGRNSVIGYNTTILAHEYLIKEYRLGEVNIGSEVLIGANTTILPGVTIGDGAVVGAATLVHKDVPPGAFVGGNPMQIIKTKAEMEASVLPEKENRES, from the coding sequence ATGAGGAAAACCGAGCGCTACCCTGTAAAAACAGCCAATTCACTCTGGCATGTGTACAAAACAGTTCCTTTTCTTAAAGTAGTAAAAAACTTCGTCGTCATTCAGCTTGCCCGCTATACCCCATTTCTCGGTATGAAAAGCTGGCTGTACCGGACGTTTCTTGGTATGGATGTTGGGAAGGAAACAAGCGTGGCGCTGATGGTCATGATGGACGTGATGTTTCCTGAAAAGATCAGGATCGGCCGCAACTCCGTGATCGGATACAACACCACCATTCTTGCTCACGAATATTTGATAAAAGAGTATCGTCTCGGCGAGGTGAATATCGGCTCGGAAGTGCTGATCGGTGCCAATACGACCATTCTTCCCGGCGTGACAATTGGGGACGGAGCAGTTGTCGGTGCCGCCACCCTTGTTCATAAAGACGTCCCGCCTGGAGCTTTTGTGGGCGGCAATCCGATGCAGATTATAAAAACAAAGGCGGAGATGGAAGCGTCTGTGCTGCCGGAAAAAGAAAACAGGGAATCGTAG
- the hisG gene encoding ATP phosphoribosyltransferase — MMDERVNENTTENNTDRFLTIAMPKGRIFDEALGLLRRAGYDLPPEFDDSRKLIIDVEEADLRFILSKPMDVPTYVEHGVADAGVAGKDVMIEEERDVYEVLDLKISECYMAVAALPSYDAKTDIAPKIATKYPNLAAGYFREQGEQVEIIKLNGSIELAPLIGLADRIVDIVSTGRTLKENGLVETETMMPITSRFIVNPVSYRMKADRIDEMVERLEQVVEGGSMR; from the coding sequence ATGATGGATGAACGAGTGAATGAAAACACAACGGAAAACAATACGGATCGCTTTTTGACTATTGCCATGCCGAAGGGGCGGATCTTTGATGAGGCACTCGGGCTTCTGCGCCGTGCCGGCTATGATCTGCCTCCGGAATTTGATGATTCAAGAAAGCTGATTATCGATGTAGAGGAAGCAGATCTCCGTTTTATTTTATCAAAACCGATGGACGTGCCTACCTACGTGGAACACGGGGTGGCCGACGCCGGTGTGGCGGGAAAAGACGTGATGATTGAAGAGGAGCGGGACGTGTACGAAGTGCTCGACCTGAAAATCAGTGAGTGCTATATGGCGGTGGCAGCTCTCCCATCCTACGATGCAAAAACGGATATTGCACCGAAAATAGCGACCAAATACCCGAACCTTGCTGCCGGCTACTTCCGGGAGCAGGGCGAGCAGGTTGAGATTATCAAGCTGAACGGATCGATCGAACTTGCGCCGCTCATCGGACTGGCCGACCGGATCGTGGATATTGTATCAACCGGCCGGACACTGAAAGAGAATGGCCTTGTGGAAACAGAGACGATGATGCCGATTACCTCCCGCTTTATCGTGAACCCGGTGAGCTACCGGATGAAAGCCGACCGGATCGACGAGATGGTCGAGCGCCTCGAGCAGGTGGTGGAAGGAGGCAGCATGCGATGA